From Candidatus Latescibacter sp.:
AAGCGCTGTAGGTGACTGTGTTCCCCACGATTACCGGAACTTTCATCTTTTTGCAGAAACGCTCAAAATCAAGAGTAACATATTGGGAGGAGATATGGCGAACCGTGGTCACCGTGGACTGCACCACAAATATATCCACCCCGGCTGCCTGCGCGATATCCCCGTACCGGTCGGCCTTCTGGGGAATGGAGGAAACGATGGCAGGAACACCGGCGTTTTTGATCTCGGCGATGCGTTTCTCTATCAAATCCTCTTTCACCGGGACCCGGTAAATATCCTGCACCAGCTTTGTGGCTTCTTCCGGTGTGGCTGAAGCCACCTTATCCAGTAATTCAGCAGGGTTCTCATACCGTGTCTGTACTCCCTCAAGGTTCAGCACTGCAAGCCCGCCCAATTTGGCCATGGCGATGGCGAACCGGGTATCGACCACCCCATCCATCGCCGCAGCAAGGATGGGAACTGCGATCTTCTTTTCTCCGAGCATCCAGGACACATCCACATCATTGGGATTGATGGTCACATCCCCCGGAACAAGAGCAATCTCATCAAAACCATAACATCGCCTGGCCTTGCGGCCCCTGCTGATGTACTCACTCATATACAGCCTCTCCTTTAGAAATATGAAGCATGAAAAAAATCCCCCCTACCTGTCGGCATCCCCCCTTTTTAAGGGGGGAACTCTGGAGGCAGTTGTTTTTTACCCCCTTAAAAAGGGGGTCGCCGCCAAATGCGGCGGGGGGATTTGCTACTCTATAACTATGCTTATCACTGAAATATAAAATTTATATTCCCCGTAGTCCTGCGCGAAACCACAGTGATTGTATCGGGATATACATAAACCGGCTCCGAAACCCGGTAAGGTGAAACAGTTCCCCGGGTAAACACCCCGTTGGCGGTATCATCCCGGAAACCTGCTGCAACATACCGGCCGGGGATCATCATTCCCGCGGTCCAGGCAGCCTGCCCCATGATCTCCAGAGTCTTCCGGGTATTGGCGTCAAGATTCCTGAACATAAGACGATACAACGATTGCGGAGTTCCCGTTTTATCGCCGATCGTCCCCTCTATGAACCCCAGGGTGTCGGATGGAACCACTCTGAATGCAATCTGCGCCCCCGGGCCGGTCAGACGGTTACCGGCAGCTCCGCGCAAATTTTCACGGTTAAACATAAAAAGATAATTGAAATTCTCTTTCCAGGATGAAGCAGGGAACAACTCCAACATGTTCGGGCCGGTTTTCTTTACCGCCGGATTCACTCCGGAGGAGTCTGCAATCACATTCCGTATGCTGTCCGGGAGGGCGAGAACCCTGTTGAACACCAATTGAACAGGATCCTTTCCGGGGGTAAGTAATTTCGGCCCCCATTCGAGAATCTCAAGGGCAGTGGTATCGGGACGATCTGTTCCGGTGAAAACGGGCCTTTTCTCCATAGGCAATAAAGGATACCCGTCGCTGCTCTTTACCTGGAGGCTCTTTACGGTATATTCTTTCCCGTTTTTTTGTTCCGAGGTGGCAACCGAGATTCTTTTCAGATCACCTGCAAGGATGAACCAGCCCAGGATATCAATCCCCCCCTCGATGGACAGCTCAACCGAACCGGGATCGATGTCCTTGTCGAAAAAGAATTCCACCCGCTGAAGGTCAACCGGACGTATCGACCGAAGCTGCACCTGCGAGGTATCCTTTTCTGAAATGGCTGTCTGCGGCGCCAGGGCAAGGGTATCCCCTTTCGCAAAAGTCACATCATGAGACGCCAGCCCGATCATATCGTAACCCTCGGAGTAAAAACCGTCGCGGTCTTTGTCCCCGATGGCGAACAGTCGATAGGTACTGCTGGAGAGACCCACCAGAGTGTAGCTGCCGTCGGCGTTGGTCTGGGTCATGTAATCGGGAACATCGTTCCGTGGATCCGGCCTGGCTGTCGAATCGGCAAGAATGTAGGCGACTATATCCACTCCCGGCACATTTTCCGGCCTGGCGGCAAAAAAGTGAAAGGGAACGACTTTTCCCCTGATTTCACCGTTTTCGATCACCTCTCCGGTGGAGAATTTCAGGGAGATAGAGTCTTTCAGTTGATTGGTCCTCGTATCGCTCGCTTTCGAGCCGACCGTTATCACATAGGTTGTGTTGTCACGGAGCGGCTTAGGAAATCTCAGCGTCAGAACTCTGCTCCCCGATTTCCATCTCAATTCCGGCCACTGGGCAGGTATTGGTACGATAAAGAGATTGTCCGCCACGCTTTTTTCATCCATTGCCTTGGTAAATTCAATGACCACGGGCTCTGTTGCCGAAACGTTTTTTGACAGAGGCGCCGGAATAGAGCTGGCTAAAGCCGCCGGTGTCACATCCTTGGGCCCGCCGGGCGGGAATCCCTGCCGCGCGCAGGAAAGTCCAAAGATAAAAAACGAGGCACAAAGGCACAAAGGCGCAAAGGCCCAAAGGGAAGATCCAGCGGTTTTATGATTTTGCGAGATAGTATTTTCCATTTTTCAACCTGAAAGATCAAATACACGAGAATTTACATGAAACTTAAAGTATAATAAAAATCCCCCGCCTTTAACAGCGAAAAGCGGAGGAAACTTTTCGAGCAATTAATCTTCTATTCTGTCTT
This genomic window contains:
- a CDS encoding GuaB3 family IMP dehydrogenase-related protein, with protein sequence MSEYISRGRKARRCYGFDEIALVPGDVTINPNDVDVSWMLGEKKIAVPILAAAMDGVVDTRFAIAMAKLGGLAVLNLEGVQTRYENPAELLDKVASATPEEATKLVQDIYRVPVKEDLIEKRIAEIKNAGVPAIVSSIPQKADRYGDIAQAAGVDIFVVQSTVTTVRHISSQYVTLDFERFCKKMKVPVIVGNTVTYSASLELMKTGIDALLVGIGPGAACTTRGVLGIGMPQVTATADCASARDFWYKQSGKYVPIITDGGMNAGGDICKAIASGADAVMIGSAFARAKEAPGRGYHWGMATSHENLPRGTRIRVGITGTLEQILFGPATLDDGSQNLVGALRTSMGSVGARDIREMQLTQIIIAPSIRTEGKVFQTAQRVGMGK
- a CDS encoding Ig-like domain-containing protein; translated protein: MENTISQNHKTAGSSLWAFAPLCLCASFFIFGLSCARQGFPPGGPKDVTPAALASSIPAPLSKNVSATEPVVIEFTKAMDEKSVADNLFIVPIPAQWPELRWKSGSRVLTLRFPKPLRDNTTYVITVGSKASDTRTNQLKDSISLKFSTGEVIENGEIRGKVVPFHFFAARPENVPGVDIVAYILADSTARPDPRNDVPDYMTQTNADGSYTLVGLSSSTYRLFAIGDKDRDGFYSEGYDMIGLASHDVTFAKGDTLALAPQTAISEKDTSQVQLRSIRPVDLQRVEFFFDKDIDPGSVELSIEGGIDILGWFILAGDLKRISVATSEQKNGKEYTVKSLQVKSSDGYPLLPMEKRPVFTGTDRPDTTALEILEWGPKLLTPGKDPVQLVFNRVLALPDSIRNVIADSSGVNPAVKKTGPNMLELFPASSWKENFNYLFMFNRENLRGAAGNRLTGPGAQIAFRVVPSDTLGFIEGTIGDKTGTPQSLYRLMFRNLDANTRKTLEIMGQAAWTAGMMIPGRYVAAGFRDDTANGVFTRGTVSPYRVSEPVYVYPDTITVVSRRTTGNINFIFQ